A single Pygocentrus nattereri isolate fPygNat1 chromosome 28, fPygNat1.pri, whole genome shotgun sequence DNA region contains:
- the znf608 gene encoding zinc finger protein 608, with the protein MWRMSVTSSVERSVKLNGADAYDSGDEWEIGLGDLIIDLDADLEKDRRKSEMNSRALAMKGAEEAGEEELERERALDGLAGPGAQPAAARTSLCKEARKFKEKRRHSAGDGDSEAFPAAVGKRREPQGRPPGEVSGMNAAAAAAAAAAAAAVVERGHPEQHAGDVSGSCAKGKEGKRGRNQGRGLKREAKEPARARKDRHGGDAAGFGLGPVPQDDGWKEKPCYCGDSGAGDLGRGAMDAGMRAAGAIVADRAEGACSPERAHKTLSIKTRSVGTNTQEAERAIESNYMEPCQPGTSVNLEGIVWHETEEGVLVVNVTWRKRTYVGTLLDCTKHDWAPPRFCESPMSDSDMPCGRGRGKRMRLAVSDQPVVEPGLSKIRGLTHKRRGVGIGNKGRRGSLNLSTCRTPAYYSVEEIKSSPLICGKRKGKAPADLDLSLVAEDVRNGNGKRIRAKSRSAPSTPQGKSDPAFLDQVCASPMLIDCPHPNCNKKYKHINGLRYHQSHAHLDSDSKQEFEAESEDRLSDYEESLSNVAFDSAENLDIMSKKPRTMYKLSSGGSPKSRKLLLNSEHSPTANPKPRRNMVGKEGPIDDLSNLPLISNMSVVLENCLITDRNSSVEMPKLEAEGVIDKREIKKENETAERCSAKARANRLIANTPAPPKLIAIPTTFPTKITDGSFHQPSPTVTLTKAKNLSLKPLKPKLDIVAQVNMANAAIALSKESKRKDKHRLKDRNCKDPRSPKTDPVFIKADDTKSIGKDFPVSLLKEHLSKQDVVNGPSESQESRMASIRAEADKVYTFTDNAPSPSIGSSARMDPGTLSNGDSNTTKTNSPAYSDISDAAEDGGLNSRSRRNSAPDSSLNGNINPKIPCPITPVTAAQSSSHSHGYESYGLPGYMHSGQSNSAAFLKVSTPYSRTKEDARDLNEDLKNSESSADASSQSQLQLAMTQTQTALAQSLYYGQYTRNVPVDQKVLVVPNTHRQQNETCCDDVQYSKQSRVQARRGPEQKERTKEDTKQMITSSVASHKGTNSVKISCSKPGFIYVELDKHQQSQAKSSLMSMTKDQGHNKESEDFNPESQNTKTNVDTNVTYLNASESQSWSHSFQSKYVKQQNQEVNKVSQEIGQDKVKDWRVPPDPESRLEAELQNVKCESPSEDLDESTRAEAEEMPSETSEDSQSMRVAVSSSQQPYIQYQHSYPYLHLCEANNSSFRVMSPALVHNYPGFHYPLYGKTAGREDSEGTQNSKPVTDPTALELLPHHNLPYHGKSPVPGERGSPDEDRETEQERETVPFAHHLHTHHHTHLGMSYTLVSGQYDPYQGEKKN; encoded by the exons ATGTGGAGAATGTCAGTCACCTCCTCCGTGGAGCGGAGTGTTAAGCTGAACGGAGCGGACGCGTACGACAGCGGCGATGAGTGGGAGATCGGGCTCGGGGATCTGATCATCGACCTGGACGCCGATTTGGAGAAGGATCGACGGAAATCGGAGATGAATAGTCGCGCGCTGGCCATGAAAGGCGCCGAGGAGGCTGGCGAGGAGGAGCTGGAGCGCGAGCGCGCGCTGGACGGCCTCGCGGGTCCCGGCGCGCAGCCCGCCGCTGCCCGAACCAGCCTCTGCAAAGAGGCGAGGAAATTTAAGGAGAAACGTCGGCATTCGGCGGGCGACGGCGACTCCGAGGCGTTCCCGGCAGCTGTGGGCAAACGGCGCGAGCCTCAAGGACGCCCCCCCGGAGAGGTCTCGGGGATGAatgcggcggcggcggcggctgCGGCGGCGGCTGCGGCTGCGGTGGTCGAACGCGGCCACCCCGAGCAGCACGCCGGTGATGTCAGCGGCTCTTGCGCCAAAGGcaaagaggggaagagagggaggaatcAGGGCAGGGGGCTCAAGCGGGAAGCCAAGGAGCCGGCGCGAGCGCGGAAGGACAGGCACGGCGGCGATGCCGCCGGATTCGGACTGGGCCCCGTCCCGCAGGACGACGGCTGGAAGGAGAAGCCGTGCTATTGTGGGGACAGCGGAGCGGGAGACCTCGGCAGGGGAGCGATGGACGCTGGGATGAGGGCTGCGGGCGCTATTGTTGCCGACAGGGCTGAAGGAGCCTGCTCGCCTGAGCGAGCTCACAAGACG TTGAGTATAAAAACCAGGTCAGTGGGGACCAATACCCAAGAGGCTGAAAGAGCCATTGAGTCAAACTACATGGAGCCATGTCAACCAGGAACAAGCGTAAATTTGGAGGGGATCGTGTGGCATGAAACAGAAGAGG GGGTTCTTGTGGTGAATGTCACATGGAGAAAAAGGACCTATGTGGGAACTCTCTTAGACTGTACCAAGCATGACTGGGCCCCTCCTCG GTTTTGTGAGTCCCCAATGAGTGATTCTGACATGCCATGTGGGCGCGGACGTGGTAAACGGATGCGATTGGCAGTGTCAGACCAGCCTGTCGTAGAACCTGGTCTCTCCAAGATAAGAGGGCTAACACATAAGAGGCGTGGTGTGGGAATAGGCAACAAAGGCAGGCGAGGAAGTCTAAATCTTAGTACCTGTAGGACTCCTGCTTACTATTCAGTGGAGGAGATAAAGTCAAGTCCACTTATATGCGGCAAAAGAAAAGGCAAAGCCCCGGCTGATCTAGATTTAAGCTTAGTTGCAGAGGATGTAAGGAATGGAAATGGGAAACGAATACGTGCCAAATCCAGGAGCGCTCCTTCCACTCCGCAGGGGAAATCAGACCCAGCGTTTCTGGACCAAGTGTGCGCCTCTCCGATGCTAATTGATTGCCCACACCCTAACTGCAACAAGAAATACAAGCATATCAATGGGCTACGGTACCACCAATCGCACGCACACTTGGACAGTGATAGCAAACAGGAGTTTGAGGCCGAGAGTGAGGACAGGCTCTCTGATTATGAAGAATCCCTCAGTAATGTGGCTTTTGACTCCGCTGAGAATCTTGATATTATGTCCAAGAAGCCAAGAACCATGTATAAGCTCAGTTCAGGTGGATCTCCAAAGAGCAGAAAATTGTTGCTGAACAGTGAACACAGTCCTACAGCAAACCCTAAGCCACGGAGGAACATGGTAGGTAAAGAGGGACCCATTGACGACTTGAGCAACCTGCCACTTATTTCAAACATGTCTGTGGTCCTTGAGAACTGCCTCATCACAGATCGCAACTCATCTGTGGAAATGCCTAAGCTTGAAGCTGAAGGTGTCATTGATAAGAgggaaattaaaaaagaaaatgaaactgCTGAAAGGTGCTCAGCCAAAGCTAGGGCTAACAGACTTATTGCTAATACCCCTGCACCCCCAAAGCTTATCGCCATTCCCACAACATTTCCTACCAAAATCACAGATGGCTCATTTCATCAACCTTCTCCAACCGTTACTCTCACAAAAGCTAAGAACCTTTCACTGAAACCTCTCAAGCCAAAGTTGGACATTGTTGCTCAAGTTAACATGGCAAATGCAGCCATAGCTTTAAGCAAAGAAAGTAAGAGAAAGGATAAGCACAGATTAAAGGACAGAAACTGTAAAGACCccagaagtccaaaaacagaTCCTGTTTTCATAAAAGCAGATGACACAAAAAGTATAGGAAAAGATTTTCCGGTTAGCCTGTTGAAAGAGCATTTGAGCAAGCAAGACGTTGTCAATGGTCCGAGTGAAAGTCAAGAGAGTCGAATGGCAAGTATCAGAGCTGAGGCTGACAAAGTGTACACTTTCACTGACAATGCCCCCAGTCCGTCCATTGGGAGCTCTGCAAGAATGGACCCTGGCACACTGTCAAATGGAGATAGTAATACAACCAAGACAAACAGTCCAGCATACTCAGACATATCTGATGCAGCTGAGGATGGCGGATTAAATTCAAGATCCAGAAGAAACTCAGCTCCCGATTCCAGTCTGAATGGAAATATCAATCCCAAGATTCCCTGCCCAATTACCCCTGTCACTGCAGCCCAGTCGTCAAGTCACAGCCATGGATATGAGTCTTATGGTCTTCCGGGTTACATGCACTCTGGCCAAAGCAACTCTGCTGCTTTCCTAAAGGTGTCCACACCTTACAGCAGAACCAAGGAGGACGCAAGAGACTTAAACGAGGACCTGAAAAACTCAGAATCAAGTGCCGACGCCAGTTCTCAGTCACAGCTTCAATTAGCCATGACACAAACGCAGACTGCTTTAGCTCAGTCCTTATACTATGGACAGTACACTCGTAACGTCCCCGTGGACCAGAAGGTTTTGGTAGTTCCAAACACTCACCGACAGCAGAATGAGACATGCTGTGATGATGTGCAATACAGCAAACAGAGCAGAGTGCAAGCAAGACGAGGACCcgagcagaaagagagaacgaaAGAGGATACAAAACAGATGATAACATCATCTGTGGCCAGCCACAAGGGAACAAACTCGGTTAAAATCAGCTGCTCCAAGCCTGGTTTCATCTACGTAGAGTTGGACAAGCATCAGCAGTCGCAAGCGAAGTCTTCTCTTATGTCAATGACAAAAGATCAGGGGCATAACAAGGAGTCTGAAGACTTCAACCCAGAAAGTCAAAATACAAAAACGAATGTGGACACAAACGTAACATATCTAAAT GCTTCAGAATCACAGTCCTGGAGCCACTCTTTTCAGTCCAAATATGTGAAGCAGCAAAATCAAGAGGTAAACAAGGTCTCTCAGGAAATAGGCCAAGACAAGGTGAAAGACTGGCGCGTGCCTCCCgatccagagtccagactgGAGGCTGAGCTTCAAAATGTAAAGTGTGAGTCACCTTCTGAGGACTTAGATGAGAGCaccagagcagaggcagaagAGATGCCCAGCGAAACCTCTGAAGACTCGCAGAGTATGAGAGTGGCAGTATCCTCTTCTCAACAACCGTACATTCAGTACCAGCACTCCTACCCGTACCTACACTTATGTGAGGCAAACAACTCTTCTTTTAGGGTGATGTCACCAGCGCTGGTGCACAACTACCCAG GTTTCCATTACCCTCTGTATGGGAAGACAGCAGGTAGAGAGGACTCAGAAGGGACGCAGAACAGCAagccagttactgacccaacaGCCTTGGAGCTGCTGCCCCATCACAACCTTCCATACCATGGCAAATCTCCTGTG CCTGGGGAGCGGGGATCTCCAGACgaagacagggagacagagcaagagagagaaaccgTTCCATTTGCGCACCACCTTCACACGCACCATCACACTCATCTGGGCATGAGCTACACTCTTGTGTCGGGGCAATATGACCCATATCAAGGggaaaagaaaaactaa
- the LOC108442003 gene encoding centrosomal protein of 120 kDa isoform X2, translating to MASKSDQLLIVVSILEGRKFPKSQRHTLVVQAKFDGEQLATDPVEHKEQPQFCTELAWELDRRTLHQHRLQRTPIKLQCYAVDSSTSAKENVGYIVLDLRSVQEAKQPPKWYPLLSSKYTKLKPALLLSMVLENDTKQLPDPFKAKKAPPRPGSPVLANLESVKLEAVLNEDEGYHQIGPADLCKDMFILSVTVAFATNLEQLISSSAKLASEGSEFFFFYSLLDNDVTSEPFQNLISPNFEPERASVRIRSNDKLLRAFFSQQQNLQIHLCCGNQSLGRTDIPLAALVKNSVDLAKEAATTEGAFVLQPPNRTKQSLQSVPVDLQPTVGVAIILRREDVSAELPEPPIESRDGFKSPVKKSPAVDIHPEPAPAKTRPRSPSPTHRSPVQPLTSPPPDHQHSGSEAESLPEDAEHVEPKKSELLAPALAATDVALESEADIQASSITVSAPKIAIPASAHHYCFSMDLRSIRHLNVGFPVNCMLRYAYQFFGSAAPIMTNPAVEIKKNTEVFLPQSYCAFDFAALPNQLQDTFLRIPLVVEMWHRDPSSKDILLGTCSIQLSHLLTSEKTRFLGRSDQQHWRQTYSERLPVIKAQGSNEKVAELSYVAVLEDMGLVKAQDILISESSLSGNQVHQKMAGAPHSGVEVAAKSRETLEYKAALELEMWKEMQEDLFDNQLKQKELSHMQALAEEWRKRDREREALVKKKEMEYNLLEEQLQKTLADLEKREKTLAHAEMETQRLQRETRAEHEFSMRELQDSNRRLREDCAHQVELERLKVRQLEEDLSRQQQQLTEAETKYKLLEKDFQQYREQQSTRPEIRLQSEINMLRLEKAELERKLESTTKSKLHYKQQWGRALKELARFKQREQENAMIRLKKQQQELEHMRLRYLAAEEKEAVKNEKHELQDIRNELNRLKQQEEKRTWKEPVCVSLNENADDHLSRLLEERDTLLRTGVYTHEDRIIAELNRQIQEAMASRAPN from the exons ATGGCTTCCAAATCCGACCAGCTTCTTATTGTTGTTTCTATTCTTGAAG GTCGTAAGTTCCCGAAGAGTCAGCGACATACTTTAGTTGTCCAGGCAAAGTTTGATGGCGAGCAGCTAGCCACAGACCCTGTGGAGCATAAGGAGCAACCGCAGTTTTGTACCGAGCTGGCATGGGAGCTTGATCGCAGAACACTTCATCAGCATAG ACTCCAGCGAACGCCCATCAAATTACAGTGCTATGCAGTTGATTCAAGTACATCTGCCAAGGAAAATGTTGGCTATATAGTCCTGGATCTCAGATCAGTACAGGAGGCTAAGCAA CCTCCTAAGTGGTATCCTTTGCTGAGTAGCAAGTATACCAAACTAAAGCCAGCTCTGTTGTTGAGCATGGTCCTAGAGAATGATACCAAACAACTACCAGATCCATTTAAGGCAAAGAAAGCTCCACCTAGACCAG GTTCACCTGTCTTGGCTAATCTAGAGTCTGTTAAATTAGAGGCTGTTTTAAATGAAGATGAAGGATATCATCAAATTGGACCAGCAGATCTTTGCAAAgacatgtttattttgtcaGTCACTGTTGCCTTTGCTACCAATCTGGAGCAG TTGATCTCCAGTTCAGCAAAGCTGGCCAGTGAAGGCTCagaattcttcttcttttactctctcctgGACAATGATGTCACCAGTGAACCTTTCCAAAATCTCATAAGTCCAAATTTTGAGCCTGAAAGAGCCTCAGTTCGTATCCGCAGCAATGACAAGCTACTACGAGCCtttttcagtcagcagcagaATCTTCAG ATCCACCTTTGCTGCGGAAATCAATCGCTCGGAAGAACTGACATCCCTCTTGCTGCCCTCGTAAAGAACAGTGTGGATCTGGCCAAGGAGGCTGCCACTACAGAGGGAGCCTTTGTCTTACAGCCCCCAAATCGTACCAAGCAGAGCCTACAGTCCGTCCCAGTAGACTTACAGCCAACAGTTGGGGTGGCAATTATATTGAGAAGAGAGGATGTCAGTGCTGAG CTGCCAGAGCCACCCATCGAAAGTAGAGATGGGTTTAAGTCTCCAGTAAAGAAAAGCCCTGCAGTGGACATCCATCCTGAACCAGCTCCAGCTAAGACGAGACCACGTAGCCCATCCCCGACACACAGATCTCCTGTCCAGCCGCTGACCTCGCCGCCACCTGACCATCAGCACTCGGGGAGTGAGGCTGAGAGCCTGCCAGAAGATGCAGAGCATGTTGAGCCGAAAAAATCAG AGTTGTTGGCTCCTGCATTAGCTGCTACAGACGTGGCACTGGAGAGTGAGGCAGACATTCAGGCATCCTCTATTACCGTGTCTGCACCAAAGATTGCTATTCCTGCCTCAGCGCATCATTACTGCTTTTCCATGGACCTGCGCAGCATCAGACACCTAAATGTGGGCTTCCCTGTGAACTGCATGCTGAG GTACGCCTACCAGTTCTTTGGGAGTGCAGCCCCCATCATGACGAATCCTGCAGTGGAGATAAAGAAGAACACAGAGGTTTTCCTACCTCAGTCCTACTGTGCCTTTGATTTTGCTGCACTGCCTAATCAACTCCAGGACACATTTCTAAG AATTCCTCTGGTAGTGGAAATGTGGCATCGAGACCCCAGTTCCAAAGACATCTTACTTGGCACATGCAGCATCCAGCTTTCCCATCTCCTTACCTCTGAGAAGACCCGCTTCCTTGGCCGGTCTGACCAGCAGCACTGGAGACAGACTTACTCTGAAAGGCTACCGGTTATCAAAGCACAAGG ATCAAATGAGAAGGTGGCTGAACTGAGTTATGTGGCGGTTCTGGAAGACATGGGTCTAGTGAAAGCCCAAGATATCCTCATATCTGAATCTTCTCTG AGTGGTAATCAGGTTCATCAGAAAATGGCAGGCGCTCCTCACAGTGGGGTTGAAGTGGCAGCCAAGTCTCGGGAGACTCTGGAATATAAGGCAGCTCTTGAGCTTGAGATGTGGAAGGAGATGCAGGAGGATCTGTTTGATAACCAG CTGAagcagaaagagctgagccacatgCAGGCCCTGGCAGAGGAGTGGAGGAAGAGAGACCGGGAACGAGAGGCACTTGTTAAGAAGAAG GAGATGGAATATAATCTGTTGGAAGAACAGCTGCAGAAGACTCTTGCTGAtctggaaaagagagagaagacccTCGCCCATGCAGAGATGGAG acCCAGAGGCTGCAGAGGGAGACGCGTGCTGAGCACGAGTTCAGCATGCGTGAGCTGCAAGACAGCAACCGACGTTTGCGTGAAGACTGTGCCCACCAGGTGGAACTGGAGAGGTTGAAGGTCAGGCAGCTTGAGGAGGACCTCTCCCGGCAGCAACAGCAG CTAACAGAGGCAGAAACGAAGTATAAGCTgctggaaaaagactttcaacAGTATCGTGAGCAGCAGAGCACTCGGCCCGAAATCCGCTTGCAATCTGAGATCAACATGCTCCGATTGGAGAAG GCGGAACTGGAACGGAAACTGGAATCAACAACAAAATCTAAACTTCATTACAAGCAGCAGTGGGGACGTGCTCTGAAAGAACTGGCGAGATTTAAGCAG agagagcaggagaatgCTATGATACGgctgaagaagcagcagcaggagtTGGAGCATATGAGGCTGCGCTACCTGGCAGCCGAGGAGAAGGAAGCTGTCAAGAACGAGAAACACGAGCTCCAGGACATCCGCAATGAGCTGAACAG GCTAAAGCAGCAGGAGGAGAAGAGGACATGGAAAGAGCCAGTCTGCGTCTCTCTGAACGAAAACGCTGATGACCACCTGAGTCGCCTGCTggaggagagagacacactGCTGCGCACAGGTGTATACACGCATGAGGACCGTATCATTGCTGAACTCAACAGGCAGATTCAAGAGGCCATGGCCAGCAGAGCTCCAAACTAA
- the LOC108442003 gene encoding centrosomal protein of 120 kDa isoform X1 gives MASKSDQLLIVVSILEVVRTPMDPHRAGRKFPKSQRHTLVVQAKFDGEQLATDPVEHKEQPQFCTELAWELDRRTLHQHRLQRTPIKLQCYAVDSSTSAKENVGYIVLDLRSVQEAKQPPKWYPLLSSKYTKLKPALLLSMVLENDTKQLPDPFKAKKAPPRPGSPVLANLESVKLEAVLNEDEGYHQIGPADLCKDMFILSVTVAFATNLEQLISSSAKLASEGSEFFFFYSLLDNDVTSEPFQNLISPNFEPERASVRIRSNDKLLRAFFSQQQNLQIHLCCGNQSLGRTDIPLAALVKNSVDLAKEAATTEGAFVLQPPNRTKQSLQSVPVDLQPTVGVAIILRREDVSAELPEPPIESRDGFKSPVKKSPAVDIHPEPAPAKTRPRSPSPTHRSPVQPLTSPPPDHQHSGSEAESLPEDAEHVEPKKSELLAPALAATDVALESEADIQASSITVSAPKIAIPASAHHYCFSMDLRSIRHLNVGFPVNCMLRYAYQFFGSAAPIMTNPAVEIKKNTEVFLPQSYCAFDFAALPNQLQDTFLRIPLVVEMWHRDPSSKDILLGTCSIQLSHLLTSEKTRFLGRSDQQHWRQTYSERLPVIKAQGSNEKVAELSYVAVLEDMGLVKAQDILISESSLSGNQVHQKMAGAPHSGVEVAAKSRETLEYKAALELEMWKEMQEDLFDNQLKQKELSHMQALAEEWRKRDREREALVKKKEMEYNLLEEQLQKTLADLEKREKTLAHAEMETQRLQRETRAEHEFSMRELQDSNRRLREDCAHQVELERLKVRQLEEDLSRQQQQLTEAETKYKLLEKDFQQYREQQSTRPEIRLQSEINMLRLEKAELERKLESTTKSKLHYKQQWGRALKELARFKQREQENAMIRLKKQQQELEHMRLRYLAAEEKEAVKNEKHELQDIRNELNRLKQQEEKRTWKEPVCVSLNENADDHLSRLLEERDTLLRTGVYTHEDRIIAELNRQIQEAMASRAPN, from the exons ATGGCTTCCAAATCCGACCAGCTTCTTATTGTTGTTTCTATTCTTGAAG tggtcaggacccccatggaccctcacagagcag GTCGTAAGTTCCCGAAGAGTCAGCGACATACTTTAGTTGTCCAGGCAAAGTTTGATGGCGAGCAGCTAGCCACAGACCCTGTGGAGCATAAGGAGCAACCGCAGTTTTGTACCGAGCTGGCATGGGAGCTTGATCGCAGAACACTTCATCAGCATAG ACTCCAGCGAACGCCCATCAAATTACAGTGCTATGCAGTTGATTCAAGTACATCTGCCAAGGAAAATGTTGGCTATATAGTCCTGGATCTCAGATCAGTACAGGAGGCTAAGCAA CCTCCTAAGTGGTATCCTTTGCTGAGTAGCAAGTATACCAAACTAAAGCCAGCTCTGTTGTTGAGCATGGTCCTAGAGAATGATACCAAACAACTACCAGATCCATTTAAGGCAAAGAAAGCTCCACCTAGACCAG GTTCACCTGTCTTGGCTAATCTAGAGTCTGTTAAATTAGAGGCTGTTTTAAATGAAGATGAAGGATATCATCAAATTGGACCAGCAGATCTTTGCAAAgacatgtttattttgtcaGTCACTGTTGCCTTTGCTACCAATCTGGAGCAG TTGATCTCCAGTTCAGCAAAGCTGGCCAGTGAAGGCTCagaattcttcttcttttactctctcctgGACAATGATGTCACCAGTGAACCTTTCCAAAATCTCATAAGTCCAAATTTTGAGCCTGAAAGAGCCTCAGTTCGTATCCGCAGCAATGACAAGCTACTACGAGCCtttttcagtcagcagcagaATCTTCAG ATCCACCTTTGCTGCGGAAATCAATCGCTCGGAAGAACTGACATCCCTCTTGCTGCCCTCGTAAAGAACAGTGTGGATCTGGCCAAGGAGGCTGCCACTACAGAGGGAGCCTTTGTCTTACAGCCCCCAAATCGTACCAAGCAGAGCCTACAGTCCGTCCCAGTAGACTTACAGCCAACAGTTGGGGTGGCAATTATATTGAGAAGAGAGGATGTCAGTGCTGAG CTGCCAGAGCCACCCATCGAAAGTAGAGATGGGTTTAAGTCTCCAGTAAAGAAAAGCCCTGCAGTGGACATCCATCCTGAACCAGCTCCAGCTAAGACGAGACCACGTAGCCCATCCCCGACACACAGATCTCCTGTCCAGCCGCTGACCTCGCCGCCACCTGACCATCAGCACTCGGGGAGTGAGGCTGAGAGCCTGCCAGAAGATGCAGAGCATGTTGAGCCGAAAAAATCAG AGTTGTTGGCTCCTGCATTAGCTGCTACAGACGTGGCACTGGAGAGTGAGGCAGACATTCAGGCATCCTCTATTACCGTGTCTGCACCAAAGATTGCTATTCCTGCCTCAGCGCATCATTACTGCTTTTCCATGGACCTGCGCAGCATCAGACACCTAAATGTGGGCTTCCCTGTGAACTGCATGCTGAG GTACGCCTACCAGTTCTTTGGGAGTGCAGCCCCCATCATGACGAATCCTGCAGTGGAGATAAAGAAGAACACAGAGGTTTTCCTACCTCAGTCCTACTGTGCCTTTGATTTTGCTGCACTGCCTAATCAACTCCAGGACACATTTCTAAG AATTCCTCTGGTAGTGGAAATGTGGCATCGAGACCCCAGTTCCAAAGACATCTTACTTGGCACATGCAGCATCCAGCTTTCCCATCTCCTTACCTCTGAGAAGACCCGCTTCCTTGGCCGGTCTGACCAGCAGCACTGGAGACAGACTTACTCTGAAAGGCTACCGGTTATCAAAGCACAAGG ATCAAATGAGAAGGTGGCTGAACTGAGTTATGTGGCGGTTCTGGAAGACATGGGTCTAGTGAAAGCCCAAGATATCCTCATATCTGAATCTTCTCTG AGTGGTAATCAGGTTCATCAGAAAATGGCAGGCGCTCCTCACAGTGGGGTTGAAGTGGCAGCCAAGTCTCGGGAGACTCTGGAATATAAGGCAGCTCTTGAGCTTGAGATGTGGAAGGAGATGCAGGAGGATCTGTTTGATAACCAG CTGAagcagaaagagctgagccacatgCAGGCCCTGGCAGAGGAGTGGAGGAAGAGAGACCGGGAACGAGAGGCACTTGTTAAGAAGAAG GAGATGGAATATAATCTGTTGGAAGAACAGCTGCAGAAGACTCTTGCTGAtctggaaaagagagagaagacccTCGCCCATGCAGAGATGGAG acCCAGAGGCTGCAGAGGGAGACGCGTGCTGAGCACGAGTTCAGCATGCGTGAGCTGCAAGACAGCAACCGACGTTTGCGTGAAGACTGTGCCCACCAGGTGGAACTGGAGAGGTTGAAGGTCAGGCAGCTTGAGGAGGACCTCTCCCGGCAGCAACAGCAG CTAACAGAGGCAGAAACGAAGTATAAGCTgctggaaaaagactttcaacAGTATCGTGAGCAGCAGAGCACTCGGCCCGAAATCCGCTTGCAATCTGAGATCAACATGCTCCGATTGGAGAAG GCGGAACTGGAACGGAAACTGGAATCAACAACAAAATCTAAACTTCATTACAAGCAGCAGTGGGGACGTGCTCTGAAAGAACTGGCGAGATTTAAGCAG agagagcaggagaatgCTATGATACGgctgaagaagcagcagcaggagtTGGAGCATATGAGGCTGCGCTACCTGGCAGCCGAGGAGAAGGAAGCTGTCAAGAACGAGAAACACGAGCTCCAGGACATCCGCAATGAGCTGAACAG GCTAAAGCAGCAGGAGGAGAAGAGGACATGGAAAGAGCCAGTCTGCGTCTCTCTGAACGAAAACGCTGATGACCACCTGAGTCGCCTGCTggaggagagagacacactGCTGCGCACAGGTGTATACACGCATGAGGACCGTATCATTGCTGAACTCAACAGGCAGATTCAAGAGGCCATGGCCAGCAGAGCTCCAAACTAA